One part of the Sphingopyxis sp. PAMC25046 genome encodes these proteins:
- a CDS encoding aldehyde dehydrogenase family protein — protein MKLKDVYPLYLNNKAVQPNTDLKVIDKFTGEVAFRTALATPDVIDEAIAGAVCAAEPMARLASFEKRDVLTHCVGRFQERFDELAYALCVEAGKPIADSEGEVTRLIDTFRIAAEEATRNYGEVQPLDISARAKGYMGMWKRVPIGPCSFISPFNFPLNLAAHKIAPAIAMGCPFVMKPASLTPLGAIIMGEVLAECDILPKGAFSILPATRDGADLFTTDERLKLLSFTGSPGVGWDLKAKAGKKKVVLELGGNAAVIVDKDADLDHALARIIFGAFYQSGQSCIGVQRIIIHADIYDKFRDMLVAKTKTLVAGDPKSRDTFIGPMISEKEAARLDDWIQTAVAGGARLLVGGKREGAMLQATLLEDVDRSADAYREEAFGPLAILSSFTDWDEALAEINDSKFGLQAGLFTSDIHKVLEAWDHLDVGGIVVNDVSSYRVDNMPYGGVKDSGLGREGIRFAMEDMSEIRNLVIRRT, from the coding sequence ATGAAACTCAAGGACGTCTATCCGCTCTACCTCAACAACAAGGCGGTGCAGCCGAACACCGACCTGAAGGTGATCGACAAGTTCACCGGCGAGGTCGCGTTCCGGACCGCGCTCGCGACCCCCGACGTGATCGACGAAGCCATCGCCGGCGCGGTGTGCGCCGCCGAACCGATGGCGCGGCTCGCGAGTTTCGAGAAGCGCGACGTGCTGACCCATTGCGTCGGGCGCTTTCAGGAACGGTTCGACGAACTCGCCTATGCGCTGTGCGTCGAGGCGGGCAAGCCGATCGCCGATTCAGAGGGCGAGGTCACGCGCCTGATCGACACCTTCCGCATCGCGGCCGAGGAAGCGACGCGCAACTATGGCGAGGTCCAGCCGCTCGACATTTCGGCGCGCGCCAAGGGCTATATGGGGATGTGGAAGCGCGTGCCGATTGGGCCGTGCAGCTTCATCTCGCCGTTCAACTTCCCATTGAACCTCGCCGCGCACAAGATCGCGCCGGCGATCGCGATGGGCTGCCCCTTTGTGATGAAGCCCGCGTCGCTGACGCCATTGGGCGCGATCATCATGGGCGAGGTGCTCGCCGAATGCGACATCTTGCCCAAGGGCGCGTTCAGCATCCTGCCCGCGACGCGCGACGGCGCCGACCTGTTCACCACCGACGAACGGCTGAAATTGCTGAGCTTCACCGGCTCGCCCGGCGTCGGCTGGGATTTGAAGGCCAAGGCAGGCAAGAAGAAGGTCGTGCTCGAACTCGGCGGCAATGCCGCGGTGATCGTCGACAAGGACGCCGACCTCGACCATGCGCTCGCGCGGATCATCTTCGGCGCTTTCTATCAGTCGGGCCAGTCGTGCATCGGCGTCCAGCGCATCATCATCCACGCCGACATCTACGACAAGTTCCGCGACATGCTCGTCGCAAAGACCAAGACGCTGGTCGCGGGCGACCCCAAAAGCCGTGACACCTTCATCGGCCCGATGATCTCCGAAAAGGAAGCCGCGCGGCTCGACGACTGGATCCAGACCGCGGTCGCAGGCGGCGCGAGATTGCTCGTCGGCGGCAAGCGCGAGGGCGCAATGCTGCAGGCGACCCTGCTCGAAGATGTCGATCGCAGCGCCGATGCCTATCGCGAGGAAGCCTTCGGCCCGCTCGCCATATTGTCGAGCTTCACCGACTGGGATGAAGCGCTTGCCGAGATCAACGACAGCAAGTTCGGGCTGCAGGCCGGCCTCTTCACCAGCGACATCCACAAGGTGCTGGAGGCGTGGGATCATCTCGACGTCGGCGGCATCGTCGTCAACGACGTCTCCTCCTACCGCGTCGACAATATGCCCTATGGCGGGGTCAAGGACAGCGGGCTGGGCCGCGAAGGGATCCGCTTTGCGATGGAAGATATGAGCGAAATCAGGAATTTGGTGATCCGGCGAACCTGA
- a CDS encoding UDP-2,3-diacylglucosamine diphosphatase, translated as MASISTLPIPARFPDPFTTDPHIPERVIGERRSYRTIWVSDIHLGTRGCNAPLLIDFFDHVDCETLYLVGDIIDGWRLKKRHFWPPEHNDVVWRVLKRAKRGTRVVYVPGNHDEMVRPFDGFDFGGVEIRREAIHETADGRKLLIVHGDEFDAVMLAHRWLAFVGDAAYTALMKCNVVVNWVRGKLGLPYWSLSMVAKHKVKNAVQFIGRYEEVVAHAARSRGVDGVVCGHIHSAEMREIEGTEYYNDGDWVEGCTALVEHHDGTMEILHWAEEVAARSAPTKLALPAAA; from the coding sequence ATGGCCTCGATTTCGACCCTGCCGATCCCCGCCCGGTTTCCCGACCCGTTCACCACCGATCCCCATATTCCCGAGCGCGTGATCGGCGAACGCCGCAGCTATCGCACCATATGGGTCAGCGACATCCACCTCGGCACGCGCGGCTGCAACGCGCCGCTGCTGATCGATTTCTTCGACCATGTCGACTGCGAGACGCTCTATCTCGTCGGCGACATCATCGACGGCTGGCGCCTCAAGAAGCGCCACTTCTGGCCGCCCGAACATAATGACGTCGTCTGGCGCGTTCTGAAGCGCGCGAAGCGCGGCACGCGCGTCGTCTATGTCCCCGGCAACCATGACGAGATGGTCCGCCCGTTCGACGGCTTCGATTTCGGCGGGGTCGAGATCCGCCGCGAGGCGATCCACGAAACCGCCGACGGCCGCAAACTGCTCATCGTCCATGGCGACGAATTCGATGCCGTGATGCTCGCGCACCGCTGGCTCGCCTTCGTCGGCGACGCCGCCTACACCGCGCTGATGAAGTGCAATGTCGTGGTCAATTGGGTCCGCGGCAAGCTCGGCCTGCCCTATTGGTCGCTGTCGATGGTCGCCAAGCACAAGGTCAAGAACGCCGTCCAGTTCATCGGTCGCTACGAAGAAGTCGTCGCCCACGCCGCGCGCTCGCGCGGGGTCGACGGCGTCGTGTGCGGTCACATCCACAGCGCCGAGATGCGCGAGATCGAGGGCACCGAATATTATAACGACGGCGACTGGGTCGAGGGCTGCACCGCGCTCGTCGAACATCATGACGGAACGATGGAAATCCTGCACTGGGCCGAGGAGGTCGCGGCGCGGAGCGCCCCGACGAAGCTCGCGCTGCCCGCCGCCGCATGA